The Anaerolineae bacterium genome window below encodes:
- a CDS encoding sugar ABC transporter permease: MRRRMIWGYVFIAIPILWLLVFSLGPILFSGWVSLHRWDMITPVAEMPYTGLENYDYIFTRDNVFPKALGNTFLFAIGGVTTNVVLGLAFALLLNTKIRGRTLWRVLYFLPVITAPLALGVIFAFMFNRNYGVINNLLVVLNLPRQGFLNDPNQAMFVLIAIAVYQYVGYYIVIYLAGLQDIPQDYYDAARVDGASYWQELWYITLPLLRPVMLFIIVTNTIGALQVFDLVFATTGGAPANSTMTVVLYMYNTAFKYSRMGRASAMAFVLFGIILLITIVQLRLFRDRTTA, encoded by the coding sequence ATGCGCCGGCGGATGATCTGGGGGTATGTGTTCATCGCCATCCCCATTCTGTGGCTGCTGGTGTTTTCGCTGGGGCCGATTCTGTTCAGCGGGTGGGTTAGCCTGCACCGCTGGGACATGATCACGCCGGTGGCGGAGATGCCGTACACCGGGCTGGAAAACTATGATTACATCTTCACCCGGGACAATGTGTTTCCCAAGGCGCTGGGCAACACCTTTCTGTTTGCCATCGGCGGCGTGACCACGAATGTCGTCCTGGGGTTGGCTTTTGCCCTGCTGCTCAACACCAAAATCCGGGGCCGTACGCTCTGGCGGGTGCTGTACTTCCTGCCGGTGATCACGGCGCCGCTGGCGCTGGGCGTGATCTTCGCCTTCATGTTCAACCGCAATTACGGCGTGATCAATAACCTGCTGGTGGTGCTGAACCTGCCCCGGCAGGGCTTTCTGAACGATCCCAACCAGGCGATGTTCGTGCTGATCGCCATCGCCGTTTATCAGTATGTGGGCTACTACATCGTGATCTATCTGGCCGGTCTGCAGGATATCCCGCAGGATTACTACGACGCGGCGCGGGTAGACGGCGCCAGTTACTGGCAGGAACTCTGGTACATCACCCTGCCACTGCTACGGCCTGTGATGCTGTTCATCATCGTCACCAACACCATCGGGGCGTTGCAGGTCTTCGACCTGGTGTTTGCCACTACCGGCGGCGCGCCGGCCAACAGCACGATGACGGTCGTGCTGTACATGTACAATACCGCCTTCAAGTACTCCCGGATGGGCCGGGCCTCGGCGATGGCCTTCGTGCTGTTCGGGATCATCCTGCTCATCACGATCGTCCAGCTGCGGCTGTTCCGCGATCGCACTACTGCCTGA
- a CDS encoding PIG-L family deacetylase, with protein sequence MAKNHLMVVGGHISDPENMAGALMLKHKRAGWDVTIVAATAGEKGHPTLPPEEYLKMRLEDARASSEFIGANFELLPYRDGELPVNEESTWLMADLIRKYRPTVILTHWHGSMHQDHANTNEIVRKALFKAGLPAFRREYPPHSPQAVLFPENWEDMEGYVPDIYVDVSDVFDDYLKLLKTHALMRENYASFRYYNYYEALGKMRGALAGFDRAVTLMYSHSMYRFERRTGLLLDE encoded by the coding sequence ATGGCAAAGAATCACCTGATGGTTGTTGGCGGGCATATCTCCGACCCGGAGAACATGGCCGGGGCGCTGATGCTCAAGCACAAGCGGGCCGGCTGGGATGTGACTATCGTGGCGGCCACCGCTGGCGAGAAAGGCCACCCCACGCTGCCGCCGGAGGAATACCTCAAGATGCGGCTTGAGGACGCCAGGGCTTCTTCCGAATTCATCGGAGCGAACTTCGAGCTGCTACCTTACCGCGACGGCGAGTTGCCGGTCAACGAGGAATCCACCTGGTTGATGGCCGACCTGATTCGCAAATACAGGCCGACGGTCATCCTGACGCACTGGCATGGCAGCATGCACCAGGATCACGCCAACACCAACGAGATCGTGCGTAAAGCGCTCTTCAAAGCAGGGTTGCCGGCCTTCAGACGGGAGTATCCACCGCACTCACCGCAAGCGGTGCTCTTCCCGGAAAACTGGGAAGACATGGAAGGCTACGTGCCCGACATTTATGTCGATGTCAGCGATGTCTTTGACGACTATCTGAAGCTGCTCAAGACTCACGCCTTAATGCGGGAAAACTACGCCAGCTTCCGTTACTACAACTACTACGAGGCGTTGGGCAAAATGCGCGGCGCGCTGGCCGGCTTTGACCGGGCGGTGACGCTGATGTACTCCCACAGCATGTATCGCTTTGAGCGCCGGACGGGGCTGCTGCTGGACGAGTGA
- a CDS encoding DUF1343 domain-containing protein, producing MRVILGLERFLAEPPASVRGRRVGLVVSASSVDPDLVSTVERLHAAADFTLAALFGPEHGLRGEAQAGEKVSTATDHVTGLPVYSLYGDTKKPTPEMLAGLDALVVDMQDGGVRFYTYLYTMAYVMRAAAEAGLPVIILDRPTPLGGLKIEGPVLDPAYASFVGLYPIPIRYGMTIGEAARLFNEAFGIGCDLTVIPMHGWQRAMWYDQTGLPFIPPSPNLPTLSALTLYPGTCLIEGTNLSEGRGTTKPFEYLGAPWISDPERLARDLNGLGLPGVRFRPVYFTPTFSKHAGQSCRGVHVYVTDREIFQPVTMILHLIRQVRLAYPDHFSWREPWEPGGHYPIDLLAGGDTVRRHLDANRPIPELVESWRGGQAVFAEQRRAALLYAG from the coding sequence ATGAGGGTCATCCTGGGTCTGGAACGGTTTCTGGCTGAGCCGCCGGCAAGTGTACGGGGGCGGCGCGTCGGGCTGGTCGTCAGCGCCAGCAGCGTCGATCCCGATCTGGTCAGCACGGTGGAGCGCCTGCATGCGGCGGCCGATTTCACTCTGGCGGCCCTCTTCGGGCCGGAGCATGGCCTCCGCGGGGAAGCCCAGGCTGGTGAAAAGGTATCAACAGCGACCGATCACGTGACCGGTCTGCCGGTGTACAGCCTCTATGGAGACACCAAGAAACCCACTCCGGAGATGCTGGCCGGGCTGGACGCCCTGGTCGTGGATATGCAGGACGGCGGCGTGCGCTTTTACACGTACCTGTACACGATGGCCTATGTGATGCGGGCGGCGGCGGAAGCCGGGTTGCCGGTAATTATCCTGGATCGGCCTACGCCGCTGGGTGGCCTGAAAATCGAGGGGCCGGTGCTTGATCCGGCCTATGCCTCATTTGTCGGCCTGTACCCCATCCCCATCCGTTACGGGATGACCATCGGGGAGGCAGCCCGCCTGTTCAACGAGGCCTTCGGCATCGGCTGCGATTTGACGGTGATCCCTATGCACGGCTGGCAGCGCGCCATGTGGTACGACCAGACTGGCCTGCCGTTCATCCCGCCTTCGCCCAACCTGCCGACGCTCTCCGCGCTGACCCTGTATCCCGGCACCTGCCTGATCGAAGGCACAAATCTTTCCGAAGGACGCGGCACAACCAAACCTTTTGAGTATCTTGGCGCACCCTGGATCAGCGACCCGGAGCGCCTGGCGCGGGACCTGAACGGGTTGGGGCTGCCGGGAGTGCGCTTCCGACCGGTGTACTTTACACCGACCTTCAGCAAGCATGCCGGACAATCCTGCCGGGGGGTGCACGTTTATGTAACCGATCGGGAGATCTTCCAGCCGGTGACCATGATCCTGCACCTGATCCGGCAGGTCAGGCTGGCCTACCCCGATCATTTTAGCTGGCGGGAACCCTGGGAACCCGGGGGACATTACCCGATCGATCTTCTTGCCGGTGGCGATACGGTGCGCAGGCACCTGGACGCCAATCGCCCTATCCCGGAACTGGTCGAAAGCTGGCGGGGCGGGCAGGCGGTATTCGCCGAACAGCGGCGGGCCGCCCTGCTATACGCCGGGTGA
- a CDS encoding GNAT family N-acetyltransferase: protein MQIRPYQGTDEAEVLDVWHAAMTHDRISPNIFRTQVLLDPNFTPENLPVAVEDGRVVGFVLALTRQVPLFLQGLEPEKAWITAFGVHPDYRRRGIGRALFEHVLDCLRAEGRKTVDISPYVPNYFVPGVDVAAYPGTITFLEQAIGFRTLYRAISMGADLSGFQIPPEILELERRREEEDGITIRPVTAADLPELMPFIVKHFGWDWYRHAQAYLQELFGGSPHQICFLVARERGRIVGYCQQRGERFGPFGVDPECRNKGVGRLLLFRCLETMSARNIYFAYFLWTGEDAARLYALAGFKRRREFAVLHLDL, encoded by the coding sequence ATGCAGATCAGACCTTATCAGGGGACGGATGAGGCGGAAGTGCTGGACGTCTGGCACGCCGCCATGACTCATGACCGCATTTCCCCCAACATCTTCCGGACACAGGTGCTGCTTGACCCCAACTTCACGCCGGAAAACCTGCCGGTGGCGGTGGAAGACGGGCGTGTGGTGGGGTTCGTGCTGGCGCTGACCCGCCAGGTGCCGCTCTTCCTGCAGGGGCTGGAGCCGGAGAAGGCCTGGATCACGGCCTTTGGCGTCCACCCGGACTACCGGCGGCGGGGAATTGGTCGCGCGCTGTTCGAGCATGTGCTGGATTGCCTGCGGGCGGAGGGGCGCAAGACGGTGGACATCTCCCCGTATGTGCCCAACTACTTCGTGCCGGGCGTGGATGTGGCGGCTTACCCGGGGACGATCACCTTCCTGGAGCAAGCTATTGGCTTCCGCACGCTCTACCGGGCGATCAGCATGGGCGCGGATCTCTCCGGCTTTCAGATTCCGCCGGAAATCCTGGAACTGGAGCGCCGCCGGGAAGAGGAAGACGGCATCACCATCCGCCCGGTCACCGCAGCTGACCTGCCGGAACTGATGCCGTTCATCGTCAAGCATTTCGGCTGGGACTGGTACCGGCACGCCCAGGCTTACCTGCAGGAGCTTTTCGGCGGGTCACCGCATCAGATCTGTTTCCTGGTGGCGCGGGAACGCGGCAGGATTGTCGGCTATTGCCAGCAGCGCGGCGAGCGCTTTGGGCCGTTCGGCGTGGACCCGGAGTGCCGTAACAAGGGCGTTGGGCGGTTGTTGCTCTTCCGCTGCCTGGAGACGATGAGTGCCCGGAATATCTACTTCGCCTACTTCCTGTGGACGGGCGAAGACGCCGCCCGGTTGTACGCGCTGGCGGGCTTCAAGCGCCGTCGGGAATTCGCCGTGCTGCATCTGGATCTGTAA
- a CDS encoding DUF1638 domain-containing protein, with the protein MSHFIALTCEALARSIYAVAATSPHTISVRLFKQGLHNTPRRLRATLQEQIDAIAPGECDAILLVYGLCGTSTVGLAARHTPLVIPRAHDCITLYLGSRERYQEEFNAHPGTYWYSVDYLERSDGKTTALGAVDMTLDEDQYAAYVEKYGQEMADMLVEEMRRWSRHYTRAVFIDTGLGDPAPYEQMARAKAEAEGWIFERKEGNRRLLAALVNGQWDPADFLVVPPGHVIQQSYTDGVMEAVLVS; encoded by the coding sequence ATGAGCCATTTCATCGCCCTGACCTGCGAAGCGCTGGCGCGCAGCATCTACGCCGTCGCCGCCACATCGCCGCATACCATCTCCGTGCGCCTCTTCAAGCAGGGGCTGCACAATACCCCGCGCCGTCTGCGGGCAACCCTGCAGGAGCAGATCGACGCCATCGCGCCGGGGGAATGCGACGCCATCCTGCTGGTCTATGGCCTGTGCGGCACCTCCACCGTCGGGTTGGCCGCCCGCCACACGCCGCTGGTTATCCCCCGCGCGCATGATTGCATCACCCTCTATCTTGGCTCGCGGGAACGCTACCAGGAGGAGTTCAACGCCCATCCTGGTACGTACTGGTACAGTGTCGATTACCTGGAGCGCTCCGACGGCAAAACGACGGCCCTCGGCGCAGTGGACATGACCCTCGACGAGGATCAGTACGCGGCTTATGTGGAGAAGTACGGGCAGGAGATGGCCGATATGCTGGTGGAAGAGATGCGCCGCTGGTCGCGCCATTACACCCGCGCCGTTTTCATCGATACCGGCCTGGGTGATCCGGCCCCCTACGAACAAATGGCCCGCGCCAAGGCGGAGGCCGAGGGCTGGATTTTTGAGCGCAAGGAAGGGAACCGTCGCCTGCTGGCGGCGCTGGTCAACGGCCAGTGGGACCCCGCCGATTTTCTGGTTGTGCCGCCGGGCCATGTCATCCAGCAGTCTTACACGGACGGCGTGATGGAGGCTGTGCTCGTAAGCTGA
- a CDS encoding ROK family protein gives MRLLAVDVGGTKVAAALVTDRGELLAKVQEPTCLEGPDAVVAQIAALARQLDPVGASSAVGAAVPAALASDGTDRVLWAPNLPGWRDVPLREMLQERLGIPACLEFDGHAAALGEWWVGAGRGYHSLASIIIGTGIGGGFIVNDALWPGRDRLAGAVGWFPLAGPDGPDHWENLAAGPAIARRAAALLAEGEPSTLEPEALTAREIFEAARGGDPLALQVVREAAVVIGQGVASVISLVNPEIVVLGGSVGQQGDLLLPTVQETVNRWAQPISASGVPIVSSALGEEASLLGAAYSAFRRLDLSGA, from the coding sequence ATGCGGCTGCTGGCGGTAGATGTTGGAGGCACAAAAGTCGCGGCGGCGCTGGTAACCGACCGGGGCGAGTTACTGGCCAAAGTCCAGGAGCCGACCTGCCTGGAAGGGCCAGATGCCGTGGTGGCGCAGATCGCCGCCCTGGCCCGGCAGCTTGATCCCGTTGGCGCTTCCAGCGCGGTGGGGGCGGCGGTGCCTGCCGCGCTGGCCAGCGATGGGACTGACCGCGTGCTGTGGGCGCCCAACCTGCCTGGCTGGCGCGATGTCCCGCTGCGGGAGATGTTGCAGGAGCGGCTGGGCATCCCGGCCTGCCTGGAGTTTGACGGCCATGCGGCAGCGCTCGGCGAATGGTGGGTCGGCGCGGGGCGGGGCTACCATAGCCTGGCCTCGATCATCATCGGCACCGGCATCGGGGGTGGCTTCATCGTCAACGATGCGTTGTGGCCGGGGCGGGATCGCCTGGCCGGGGCGGTGGGCTGGTTCCCGCTGGCCGGGCCAGATGGCCCCGATCACTGGGAGAATCTGGCTGCCGGGCCGGCCATCGCCCGCCGGGCGGCAGCATTACTGGCAGAGGGCGAGCCGTCAACCCTGGAGCCAGAGGCGCTCACGGCACGGGAGATCTTTGAGGCGGCGCGGGGCGGTGACCCGCTGGCATTGCAGGTCGTCCGCGAGGCCGCCGTCGTGATCGGGCAGGGTGTGGCCAGCGTGATCAGCCTGGTCAACCCGGAAATCGTGGTACTGGGGGGGAGCGTTGGGCAGCAGGGCGACCTGCTGTTACCGACGGTGCAGGAAACGGTGAACCGCTGGGCCCAGCCGATTTCGGCCAGCGGCGTGCCGATCGTCAGTTCGGCGCTGGGGGAGGAAGCCAGCCTGCTGGGGGCAGCGTATTCCGCCTTTCGTCGTCTTGATCTGTCAGGAGCATAA
- a CDS encoding carbohydrate ABC transporter permease, translating into MQERNLLLERLGTALKYAILIIGAIMMVFPFAWMIDASLMTSSEIQRRPPALYPAEVQWQNFTQLLDVLPFGRLYLNSLIVTISTVIGVLFTSSLAGFAFAKYQFPGREVLFYIILATMMIPFFVTLIPVFYIVRQLGWIDSYQGLILPSITSAYGIFLMRQFIVSIPDELIDAARIDGAPEPMIYWRIIIPLTRPALATLGTFVFIGSWNAFLWPLLVINSRDLYTVPLGLNTLRTFAAEARNLNLLMSGTVLSVVPTLILFIFLQRYFIQGITLTGLKG; encoded by the coding sequence ATGCAAGAGCGAAATCTGCTGCTGGAACGGCTGGGGACAGCGCTCAAGTACGCCATCCTGATCATCGGCGCGATCATGATGGTCTTCCCCTTCGCCTGGATGATCGACGCCTCGCTGATGACCTCCAGCGAGATTCAGCGCCGCCCGCCGGCCCTGTACCCCGCAGAGGTCCAGTGGCAGAACTTCACCCAGTTACTGGATGTCCTGCCGTTTGGTCGGCTGTACCTCAACAGCCTGATCGTGACCATTTCCACGGTGATCGGCGTGCTATTCACCAGTTCGCTGGCGGGTTTTGCCTTCGCTAAATATCAGTTTCCGGGGCGGGAAGTGCTGTTCTACATCATCCTGGCGACGATGATGATCCCCTTCTTTGTCACCCTGATCCCGGTGTTCTACATCGTGCGCCAGCTTGGCTGGATCGACTCGTACCAGGGGCTGATCCTGCCCAGTATCACCTCTGCCTATGGCATCTTCTTGATGCGCCAGTTTATCGTCTCCATCCCCGATGAACTGATCGACGCGGCGCGCATTGACGGAGCGCCGGAGCCGATGATCTACTGGCGGATCATCATCCCGCTGACGCGCCCGGCCCTGGCCACGCTGGGGACGTTCGTCTTCATTGGCTCGTGGAACGCCTTCCTGTGGCCGCTGCTGGTGATCAACAGCCGCGATCTGTACACGGTACCGCTGGGCCTCAATACTCTGCGGACCTTCGCCGCCGAGGCGCGTAACCTCAACCTGCTGATGAGTGGCACGGTCCTGTCGGTCGTGCCGACGCTCATTCTGTTCATTTTCCTGCAGCGTTACTTCATCCAGGGCATCACGCTCACCGGTCTCAAAGGATAG
- a CDS encoding sugar isomerase domain-containing protein has translation MSAETYFQKAASLLETIHRTQLGAIQKAAKACAASIAAGRAVHFFGSGHSVLPVMDMFPRYGSYVGLHPIMDPRLMWFSVTGPGGARELLWLERTEGYVAQVLLSHNLDPRDSLVVYSHGGLNAAPVEMALAGKEKGLTVIGVTSVANHQINKPTHSSGHSLYTAADIVIDNCCPPEDALVPVEGRPEKVGASSTLAAVAITMALLSEITAELVRLGHAPERIFVSPNVKEVNPENNQQVFRDYMAFEKRL, from the coding sequence ATGTCTGCTGAGACCTATTTTCAGAAGGCTGCCAGTTTGCTGGAAACCATTCACCGGACGCAGCTTGGCGCTATTCAGAAGGCGGCCAAAGCCTGCGCCGCTTCCATCGCCGCCGGGCGGGCCGTGCACTTCTTTGGTTCCGGCCATTCTGTTCTGCCGGTGATGGATATGTTCCCGCGTTACGGGTCGTATGTCGGCTTGCACCCGATCATGGATCCACGCCTGATGTGGTTCAGCGTCACCGGGCCGGGCGGCGCACGCGAACTGCTGTGGCTGGAGCGCACGGAGGGCTATGTCGCCCAGGTGTTGCTCTCGCACAACCTTGATCCCCGCGACTCGCTGGTGGTGTACTCGCATGGCGGCCTTAACGCTGCGCCGGTGGAAATGGCCCTGGCCGGCAAGGAAAAGGGCCTGACCGTCATCGGCGTCACGTCGGTCGCCAACCATCAGATCAACAAGCCGACCCATTCTAGCGGCCATTCGCTCTATACGGCAGCGGATATCGTGATCGATAACTGCTGCCCACCGGAAGATGCGCTGGTGCCGGTGGAAGGCCGCCCGGAGAAGGTCGGGGCCAGTTCCACGCTGGCGGCGGTGGCCATCACCATGGCCCTGCTCTCCGAGATTACGGCGGAGTTGGTGCGCCTGGGGCATGCTCCGGAGCGCATCTTTGTTTCGCCCAACGTCAAGGAAGTCAACCCGGAAAACAACCAGCAGGTCTTCCGCGACTATATGGCCTTTGAAAAGCGGCTGTAA
- the msrA gene encoding peptide-methionine (S)-S-oxide reductase MsrA, with the protein MNTELATLGGGCFWCLEAVYELLRGVLKVEPGYAGGHVPFPTYRQVCTGLTGHAEVVQITYDPAVITYRDLLDVFFTIHDPTTPDRQGADVGPQYRSIILYHSPEQKRIAEQTIAEVTAAGLWPAPIVTQVVPLEAFYPAEDYHHEYFRNNPEQGYCRVVIAPKVAKFRKQYLDRLKA; encoded by the coding sequence ATGAACACGGAACTTGCGACGCTGGGCGGAGGATGCTTCTGGTGCCTGGAAGCGGTCTATGAGCTATTGCGGGGTGTTCTCAAGGTAGAGCCTGGCTATGCCGGTGGGCATGTCCCCTTCCCCACTTACCGCCAGGTTTGCACCGGCCTGACCGGCCATGCTGAGGTCGTTCAGATCACCTATGACCCGGCGGTCATCACCTACCGGGACCTGCTGGATGTCTTCTTCACCATTCACGATCCAACCACGCCCGATCGGCAGGGCGCTGATGTCGGCCCGCAGTACCGTTCGATCATCCTCTACCACTCCCCGGAGCAGAAACGCATCGCGGAACAGACCATCGCAGAGGTGACCGCGGCAGGCCTGTGGCCCGCGCCGATCGTCACCCAGGTTGTGCCGCTGGAAGCGTTCTATCCGGCGGAGGACTACCACCACGAATACTTCCGCAACAATCCGGAGCAGGGCTACTGCCGGGTGGTGATCGCGCCCAAAGTCGCCAAGTTCCGCAAGCAATACCTGGATCGCCTCAAAGCCTGA
- a CDS encoding ABC transporter substrate-binding protein: protein MLSKRPVAVLLILAVLLAGLAPGVMAQEPIKLTVLTHWGEERLLVAQQAMIDEYVAAHPNVSIELQTVPFEELLTRIVTSRTAGTSPDIYHIYNLWLPEFTNGGLLAPMPEDLAAWVSENAAATSVVGVTYNDQLWGVPTEVNTYLLLYNKRLLAEAGYSEPPKTFEELVEIASAITKKDETGAVTQTGFAAITGWDSGVVHPFMALLYSNGGEYFNEDFTEVAFGNQAGLEVFQLYQDLLDSGGMDTSISGWDFPNGTVGMIIMANWWRATLRASENIDYETEVGVAPIPVGPSGTESSTLAYNWLWSVDANSPNQEAAWDFVEWMNTPRGEGEPSPMGNFLVNELGAIPSLLPDQAAFAEDLGDHFLAPFVASTAYARQEPVIGGSQEIKSLLQVEIESLFTGMTDPQSLIDYVVPEANAILEEFRAGAGG from the coding sequence ATGTTGTCGAAGCGTCCTGTCGCAGTTCTTCTTATCCTGGCCGTTCTTCTGGCGGGGCTGGCCCCCGGCGTCATGGCTCAGGAGCCGATCAAGCTGACCGTGCTCACCCACTGGGGTGAGGAGCGTCTGCTTGTCGCCCAGCAGGCCATGATCGACGAGTACGTGGCGGCGCACCCCAACGTGAGCATCGAACTGCAAACTGTGCCGTTTGAGGAGCTGCTCACCCGTATTGTGACCTCCCGCACCGCTGGCACCAGCCCTGACATCTATCACATCTACAACCTGTGGCTGCCGGAGTTCACCAATGGCGGTCTGCTGGCCCCGATGCCGGAAGACCTGGCTGCCTGGGTCAGCGAGAACGCTGCCGCGACTTCTGTGGTCGGCGTGACCTACAACGACCAGCTGTGGGGCGTGCCCACGGAGGTCAACACCTACCTCTTGCTCTACAACAAGCGGCTGCTGGCCGAGGCTGGCTACAGCGAACCGCCCAAGACCTTCGAGGAACTGGTTGAGATCGCCTCAGCCATCACCAAGAAGGACGAAACCGGCGCGGTGACCCAGACCGGCTTCGCCGCGATCACCGGCTGGGACTCCGGTGTGGTGCATCCGTTCATGGCCCTGCTGTATTCCAATGGTGGCGAGTACTTCAACGAGGACTTCACCGAAGTCGCCTTTGGCAACCAGGCCGGGCTGGAAGTCTTCCAGCTCTACCAGGACCTGCTGGACAGCGGCGGGATGGACACCAGCATCTCTGGCTGGGACTTCCCCAACGGCACGGTGGGCATGATCATCATGGCCAACTGGTGGCGGGCCACCCTGCGGGCTTCCGAGAACATCGACTATGAGACCGAAGTGGGGGTCGCCCCGATCCCGGTCGGCCCCAGCGGCACCGAAAGCTCCACCCTGGCCTACAACTGGCTGTGGAGCGTTGACGCCAACTCCCCCAACCAGGAAGCAGCCTGGGACTTTGTCGAGTGGATGAACACGCCGCGTGGCGAGGGCGAGCCTTCGCCGATGGGCAACTTCCTGGTCAATGAGCTGGGCGCGATCCCCAGCCTGCTCCCCGATCAAGCCGCCTTTGCTGAGGACCTGGGCGATCACTTCCTGGCGCCGTTTGTGGCCTCTACCGCCTACGCGCGGCAGGAGCCGGTGATCGGCGGCAGCCAGGAGATCAAGAGCCTGCTCCAGGTTGAGATCGAATCGCTGTTCACGGGCATGACCGATCCGCAGTCGCTGATTGACTACGTGGTGCCGGAAGCCAACGCCATTCTGGAAGAATTCCGGGCGGGCGCGGGCGGCTAA
- a CDS encoding LacI family DNA-binding transcriptional regulator: MAAKTPTMKDVARLAGVSVQTVSCVVNGTGSISTRTRQRVLRAIDELNYRPDPIARSMRTRQTRLIGLLVLDITNPVHSVIAEAVESAAHANGYKVILYNVSNSPERERESLEAVAEGLVDGLVIVNSVDRERTLRFLAEEEIQSVLIDCQSDSAVPTVMVDNVRAGYVATEHLIRLGHRRIAHISGSAPMIISQQRLEGYRRALADHGLTYERVVYLMKASWDWDFASGYRAMRELLEGDPRPTAVFAASDQMAIGAYRAIVEAGLRIPQDISVVGFDDIEAAAYATPPLTTIRQPFTDMAASAVTTLLRLMDGQDVEETLHILPFELVVRGSTAEAPQ, encoded by the coding sequence ATGGCCGCCAAAACGCCTACCATGAAAGACGTGGCGCGACTCGCCGGTGTCTCCGTGCAGACAGTGTCGTGCGTGGTCAACGGGACGGGTAGCATCTCCACCCGAACCCGCCAGCGTGTGCTCCGTGCCATTGATGAACTGAACTATCGCCCCGATCCGATCGCCCGTAGTATGCGCACCCGCCAGACCCGCCTGATCGGCCTGCTGGTGTTGGACATCACCAACCCCGTTCACTCCGTGATTGCCGAGGCGGTGGAAAGCGCCGCCCACGCCAACGGCTACAAAGTCATCCTCTACAACGTCAGCAACAGCCCGGAGCGCGAGCGCGAAAGCTTGGAGGCGGTGGCTGAAGGGTTGGTTGACGGACTGGTCATCGTCAACTCGGTGGACCGCGAACGCACCCTGCGCTTTCTGGCCGAAGAAGAGATCCAGTCTGTGTTGATCGACTGCCAGTCTGATTCTGCTGTGCCGACGGTGATGGTGGATAACGTCCGGGCGGGGTATGTGGCAACCGAGCACCTGATCCGGCTAGGGCATCGGCGGATCGCTCACATTTCTGGCTCTGCGCCGATGATCATCTCTCAGCAGCGTCTGGAGGGTTACCGCCGCGCTCTGGCCGATCATGGTCTGACTTACGAGCGGGTGGTCTACCTGATGAAAGCCTCCTGGGACTGGGATTTTGCCTCTGGCTACCGGGCCATGCGCGAGCTGCTGGAAGGTGATCCGCGCCCGACAGCTGTTTTTGCTGCCAGCGATCAGATGGCCATCGGCGCGTACCGGGCCATTGTTGAGGCCGGGTTGCGCATTCCACAGGATATTTCTGTGGTGGGCTTTGATGACATCGAGGCTGCCGCTTACGCCACGCCGCCGCTGACCACCATCCGCCAGCCGTTTACAGATATGGCGGCCAGCGCGGTGACGACGCTGTTGCGGCTGATGGACGGGCAGGACGTCGAGGAGACGTTGCACATCCTGCCCTTTGAGCTGGTTGTCCGGGGTTCTACTGCGGAGGCGCCCCAATGA